One region of Miscanthus floridulus cultivar M001 chromosome 19, ASM1932011v1, whole genome shotgun sequence genomic DNA includes:
- the LOC136525766 gene encoding uncharacterized protein: protein MASANEIPAGASTTTAFDESLHCSCRLPVPAAELSSACPDGYCACLQCSQAAGARYHVHGSAHGLDQFFLSRTSNAGLLLPATDCRAHTTEGEESSAGQPPSPDPALGPNHVLCSSIGSNPPLCLHRPPPAGVDPHPTGSAMFCILLLDEDAASRTLPYCPAVPGYAAAKLLQLGDVYGNDEHRSQDRSCDWACFRGTTIVDSNILTPMAMNERSHLPLEEEAEFVMRRWISFYLVKEGNRKSIYSDQHHRLRETTQ, encoded by the exons atggcgtccgccaaCGAGATCCCGGCCGgtgcttcaaccactacggccttcgatg AAAGCCTGCACTGCAGCTGCAGGCTGCCGGTGCCGGCAGCAGAACTTTCTTCTGCTTGTCCTGATGGGTACTGTGCGTGCCTGCAGTGCAGCCAGGCTGCTGGA GCCCGCTACCACGTGCACGGGTCGGCTCACGGGCTAGATCAGTTTTTCCTCTCCCGGACAAGTAACGCGGGCCTCCTCTTGCCTGCCACAGACTGCCGAGCCCATACCACCGAGGGCGAAGAATCTTCAGCTGGCCAGCCCCCATCCCCCGACCCCGCCCTCGGCCCAAACCACGTTCTCTGCAGTTCCATCGGTTCCAATCCGCCGCTCTGCCTGCACCGTCCCCCACCTGCCGGCGTCGATCCCCACCCCACCGGCTCCGCCATGTTTTGCATCCTCCTCCTCGACGAAGACGCCGCCAGCCGCACCTTGCCTTACTGCCCCGCAGTCCCAGGCTATGCAGCTGCTAAGCTTCTACAATTGGGTGATGTCTACGGCAACGACGAGCACAGGAGTCAAGATCGGAGCTGCGACTGGGCAT GTTTTAGGGGTACTACCATTGTTGATTCAAACATCTTGACGCCGATGGCGATGAACGAGCGGAGCCATCTGCCGCTCGAGGAGGAGGCTGAG TTTGTGATGAGACGGTGGATCAGTTTTTATTTGGTGAAAGAAGGAAACAGGAAGAGTATATACTCAGATCAGCATCATCGACTAAG AGAAACGACCCAGTAG